CCGGGCAGATCTGTTCAGTCGGTTCGTAGTACTATGCTAGTATTTTACAATAACTCCACAGCGTTCAAAACTATGCGATATGATTTGCCGATTCCTAGATGAAAAACCGGTGATTACTTTTGCCTTGTCCTGAATAGGCGCGCGTAAGAACCGGAAAACGCTTGCTGGAAGTGAACAAGCTGCCACTTCTTCTCTACCTTTAGCAGAAAGGCCGAACCAAAAGTCTCAACTCTCCTTAAGGCGGCTTTTCTAGCAAACTTGACGCCTCTTTTCCATGAAAGGTAACAGAATGAAGGTCTTTCAACGGAGGATTCCCAGGATATCGGTTCGAAAAGAACTCCGAATGATTCGAACTCTCTCTTCAGAAGCTGGAGAAACTCATCTATGCCATTACTTGATAGTCCCTCGGGATTGATATAGGTAATATTATCGGTGCAAAGTAACCTCAGCGATTCAAAATCCTGATTCCTGTAGCTCTCGAAAAAGGCCTTTAGAACCTCTCTGGCCGACATCTCGCTTAGCTCCATTGAATAACACCTCACTCTCAATCACTATTAAGATTCTATCATTGAACTGCCCCGTCAAATGTGTACAAGATCGTATCGTTAGGCGTTCAAGCAGGAATATTATCTCGCTGAAGAAGGAGGGGCTTTACTGAAAACGATTGTTACGATCTTTGCCTTTCTCGTTTTCTTTGTGGCAGTCCCGGGGCTCACACTGCGAGCTGGAATAGAAGGTCCAGCGATAAAGAGAACCGTGGCAGCAGGTCCGGGGTTGCGGGTAGGATTAGAACCTTCGAAACTACTACCTTACATTTCTTCTCCGGGGTGGGAGCGGTACCTCCAATTTCGATATTTGGTTCAGGCAGTCCCTGGTCTTTCTCGCTTACAGGAGGATACAGTTTGTCATTCGAGGTTATTCTGAGAGAGAAGATGATAATATCTTCTATTGCGAGAGGTTGCGCCTCAGCGATATTTTCCGACGCTCTCTATTTGAAGGCAGTTGTGGGAATACTTCTTGAGATCAAATGGAGTCTCAATACTAGTTTCAAAGCAGGTTTTCAACTGGGGATGAGTCTTGGACTATATCAGCGAATTACGAACCCGGAAACGAGTCTTGTTCCAGTGGGTCAGATCGGGTAGTCCTTGATTTCTGAAGGTCATCGTTTTCTGAACCTGAGTGTTTTCAGCTTGCCGATCTCTCTAAAACCCAGCCGATTATATATCCTTCCCGCCTCGGGATTGTCATATAGCAAGCATGGTGTCCTTCCCTCGGCGAGTAGATCTTCGCACAGCCTAGATACAACGGCCGAAGCGAGACCTCGCCCTCTGAAATCCTTCCCGGTTGCGACTCCAATTATCATCGCCATATCGGAACTCTCGGAGGTACTGGCCGCCGTGGCCAGTATTTTGCCTTGATCTTCAATTATGTATCTTCTTGTGCTCCCGTCTTTCAGTGTGGCCATGAAGGATTCTTCATCCGTTGCGTGGAACTCTTCTATTGAGAAAAGAAAAACCAGAAGCTTCTCTGCATCCTCAGTAGTAGCTCTTCTTACCTCAAACCTGGCCGCATCAAGATTGGGTTCCCTTAAGACCGCGAAGTGCAGAGTTTCTTCCTCTTCACGTATGTCCTGCAAATACGGAGTTATCCTATCTATACCCGAGATGGTTCCGCTGAGCATCATAGCCTGTTCAAACCTCCTTACAACCTCTGCTGCTTGTTCGAAATTCATCCCCGCCCCGTCGGAAAGAATGAGAAATTTGTAGTATCGAAGCAGAATCCCTCTGGGACTATCGAAGTCTCCATCGAGAAAAATCTCCAAGTTGTCCGAATCTGAACTCGTATTTTCTATATCGCCGATTATGAACATGTTGAACTCCCTGTTTCTGTAAAGAAAGGGAAGAAGATTCTTCCACTCACTGCCGTCGATTCTTCTCATCGGATCACCACCGATTAGTTTGGACTGTAAAGACTATACCATCAAGAACCATCTCACAAATCGCCTTCTCTTATGCGTTCGTGACTTATATCACGTACTCGACCCTGCTTTTGCTATTGACTTTCATTGAAAGGAGAAATTTATGTGTCAAATAGAAAGGTCGCGGCTCTGAGAGTAATTGTAGAGGTTGTCTTCATGTTCCTATTCTTTTTTCTTCTTAGGAATAGAGATCTCCAGAAGTGGTTCTTGATTTTCGTGATTGGTCTGGTCAGAGCACTACTTATGGGAAGGTTTTACTGCGGTTGGATCTGTCAAATGGAGACCCTTTTCAGACCCATCAACTGGCTCTATTCAAAGCTAAGACTGAAGAGGTTAAAGACACCAACCATCTTCAAGAATGTATTCAGATGGACTATACTTCTTCTCTTCCTTTCGCTTATGGTGGCAGTGAGAGTTTTTAAGATCAAGGTCAACCTTCTTCTATATATAACTGTCTTCTCCCTTCTGATCACTCTGGTATTCGAAGAGGAGTTTTGGCACAGGTATATGTGTCCCTTTGGAACTTTGCTATCTCTCTTTTCGAGAAAACCGTTGTTTGGTATGAAGGTTGAGAAACCATCGTGCGTTTCCTGCGGGATCTGTCAGACTGTTTGCCCTGTAAGTGCGATTGAAAAAGAGAATGATGGTATGAAGATTGACACCTCGGAATGTCTTGTATGCCTAAAATGCAAAGAGAGCTGCCCAGAAATTTCGATAAAGTATTCCATATTTGAATGATCAGTGGCTTGCCTTGAAAAAGGGCAGACTGTAGAGTTATCGCCGTCCCATTTAATCTGGTACGGCTTTCCGTTTTTCGAATATTGGATTGCTACCAAGGTTTTTAATGCTAGAATCATTCTATTACAGAGTAGAGAGAGGTATTATAGTGGCGACTAAAGAAGGCAGCGACAACCTGGCAAGATCAGTTTTTGCTCTTCAGAAGCGGATGAAGGAATTGGATTGCGTTTACAGAATATTCAATGAGCTTCATAAGTCTTCGACTGCCGATGAAGCGGTTAAATCTGTGATGGAAC
This window of the Mesotoga sp. UBA6090 genome carries:
- a CDS encoding GNAT family N-acetyltransferase codes for the protein MRRIDGSEWKNLLPFLYRNREFNMFIIGDIENTSSDSDNLEIFLDGDFDSPRGILLRYYKFLILSDGAGMNFEQAAEVVRRFEQAMMLSGTISGIDRITPYLQDIREEEETLHFAVLREPNLDAARFEVRRATTEDAEKLLVFLFSIEEFHATDEESFMATLKDGSTRRYIIEDQGKILATAASTSESSDMAMIIGVATGKDFRGRGLASAVVSRLCEDLLAEGRTPCLLYDNPEAGRIYNRLGFREIGKLKTLRFRKR
- a CDS encoding nuclear transport factor 2 family protein; this translates as MELSEMSAREVLKAFFESYRNQDFESLRLLCTDNITYINPEGLSSNGIDEFLQLLKREFESFGVLFEPISWESSVERPSFCYLSWKRGVKFARKAALRRVETFGSAFLLKVEKKWQLVHFQQAFSGSYARLFRTRQK
- a CDS encoding 4Fe-4S binding protein gives rise to the protein MSNRKVAALRVIVEVVFMFLFFFLLRNRDLQKWFLIFVIGLVRALLMGRFYCGWICQMETLFRPINWLYSKLRLKRLKTPTIFKNVFRWTILLLFLSLMVAVRVFKIKVNLLLYITVFSLLITLVFEEEFWHRYMCPFGTLLSLFSRKPLFGMKVEKPSCVSCGICQTVCPVSAIEKENDGMKIDTSECLVCLKCKESCPEISIKYSIFE